The following proteins come from a genomic window of Bacteroidales bacterium:
- the atpE gene encoding ATP synthase F0 subunit C, which produces MTLFILLQAAALGSLGAALGAGLAVVGAGLGIGLIGSKAMEAIARQPEAGGDIRSNMILAAALVEGVAFFAVVLCLLVLFL; this is translated from the coding sequence ATGACATTGTTTATTCTTTTACAGGCCGCTGCTCTTGGTAGTCTTGGAGCGGCATTAGGTGCAGGACTTGCCGTAGTAGGTGCCGGATTGGGAATCGGATTGATCGGTTCCAAGGCGATGGAAGCAATAGCCCGTCAGCCTGAGGCAGGAGGAGATATCCGTTCCAACATGATTCTTGCAGCTGCTCTGGTTGAAGGGGTTGCCTTCTTTGCAGTTGTTTTGTGTCTGCTGGTATTGTTCCTTTGA